From the Coriobacteriia bacterium genome, one window contains:
- the thiT gene encoding energy-coupled thiamine transporter ThiT yields MQTSRVRIAAEIGLTVALSAVLGLMTVWSMPQGGSVSLVMLPIFVLALLRGPAVGIAAGALYGLVDFMIKPYIFHPVQVLLDYPVAFAACGLAGLFAHAWASRAREKRFGAAFWQAAVPGIVLGALGRYAAHVVSGLVFFATYAEEAGQAPLIYSVSYNSFVLVSAAASALIAFAVLPALELTAARSR; encoded by the coding sequence ATGCAGACTTCGCGCGTTCGGATCGCCGCTGAGATCGGGCTCACGGTAGCCCTTTCGGCGGTACTTGGCCTCATGACCGTGTGGTCGATGCCCCAGGGCGGCAGCGTTTCGCTCGTCATGCTCCCCATCTTCGTGCTGGCGCTTCTGCGTGGACCCGCCGTGGGGATCGCGGCAGGCGCCCTGTACGGGCTGGTCGACTTCATGATCAAGCCGTACATCTTCCATCCCGTCCAGGTGCTGCTCGACTACCCCGTGGCGTTTGCGGCGTGCGGTCTCGCCGGGCTCTTTGCGCACGCGTGGGCCTCGCGAGCGAGGGAGAAGCGCTTTGGTGCGGCGTTCTGGCAAGCGGCGGTGCCGGGGATCGTACTGGGTGCCCTCGGGCGTTATGCGGCGCATGTGGTCTCGGGACTCGTGTTCTTCGCGACCTACGCGGAAGAGGCCGGTCAGGCGCCGCTGATCTACTCGGTCTCGTACAACTCGTTCGTGCTCGTGTCGGCCGCGGCCTCGGCACTGATCGCCTTCGCGGTCCTGCCCGCGCTCGAGCTGACCGCTGCGCGTTCCCGCTGA
- a CDS encoding Asp23/Gls24 family envelope stress response protein: MAEEARGTVTIANDVLADIAGFVALEGYGVVGMASPSLRDGVAQLLSRDKLRKGVVITNTDERSVAVDLYVVVEYGTNLTQVSHNLSSAVRHALTHNAVVQVSDVRVHVQGIKLRKKSEHA, translated from the coding sequence ATGGCTGAGGAGGCACGCGGTACCGTCACCATCGCCAATGACGTGTTGGCGGACATCGCCGGCTTCGTGGCGCTCGAGGGCTACGGCGTGGTTGGCATGGCGAGCCCTTCGCTGCGCGACGGCGTCGCGCAGCTGCTCTCGCGGGACAAGCTTCGCAAGGGCGTGGTCATCACCAATACCGACGAGCGAAGCGTGGCCGTCGATCTGTACGTGGTTGTGGAGTATGGGACGAATCTGACCCAGGTCTCGCACAACCTGTCCTCGGCGGTTCGTCACGCGCTTACCCACAACGCCGTGGTGCAGGTATCCGATGTCCGTGTGCACGTCCAAGGGATCAAGCTGAGGAAGAAATCGGAGCACGCATGA
- a CDS encoding peptidoglycan DD-metalloendopeptidase family protein: protein MRGIRLRILLVSMLVLVMGFTPHAVAAQTEVQKLQAQIKELQSASSAAGQAYSAAYWQLDATRVETARVDAELASAQARLDQVNARLSQRANEIYRTGKTDYMAILLSSDDFDEMLKRLEYVQRVSQQDASIIAEVEALQVSLATSRAELEALKTQQAEETAVLKEEADRIDKELKAQQAEYDKLQKQLAAALAAEKAKKQKSSATPGPNGMVFPVAGPCTYTDTWGDARSGGRTHKGTDIMAREGIPVVAVLSGTVRSKDNSLGGKTIWLTSDNGWAFYYAHLSSYKVTSGYVQAGQVIGYVGSTGNASASAPHLHFEIHPGGGAAVNPYPYLKQMQ, encoded by the coding sequence GTGCGCGGAATCCGCCTTCGGATACTCCTCGTGTCGATGCTGGTGCTCGTAATGGGCTTTACGCCGCATGCGGTGGCCGCGCAGACCGAGGTACAGAAGCTACAAGCGCAGATCAAGGAGTTGCAGTCCGCCTCATCGGCGGCAGGGCAGGCCTACTCGGCCGCCTACTGGCAGCTCGATGCGACGCGCGTGGAAACGGCCCGCGTGGATGCCGAGCTTGCCAGCGCGCAAGCACGCCTCGATCAGGTGAACGCCCGTCTTTCGCAGCGTGCGAACGAGATATACCGCACCGGCAAGACCGACTACATGGCCATCCTGCTCTCGAGCGATGACTTCGACGAGATGCTGAAGCGCCTCGAGTACGTCCAGAGAGTCAGCCAGCAAGACGCATCGATCATCGCCGAGGTGGAGGCGCTCCAGGTGAGCCTTGCCACGAGCCGTGCCGAACTCGAGGCGCTCAAGACCCAGCAGGCCGAAGAGACCGCCGTCCTCAAGGAGGAGGCGGACCGCATCGACAAGGAACTCAAGGCCCAGCAGGCGGAGTACGACAAGCTGCAGAAGCAGCTCGCGGCAGCCCTCGCCGCCGAGAAGGCGAAGAAGCAGAAGTCGTCGGCAACACCCGGGCCGAACGGGATGGTATTCCCGGTGGCCGGTCCGTGCACGTACACGGACACCTGGGGTGACGCGCGATCGGGTGGGCGCACGCACAAGGGCACCGACATCATGGCACGGGAGGGGATCCCGGTCGTGGCTGTCCTGTCGGGGACCGTGCGCTCGAAGGACAACAGCCTTGGCGGCAAGACCATCTGGCTTACCTCCGACAACGGATGGGCGTTCTACTACGCGCATCTGAGCAGCTACAAGGTCACATCCGGGTACGTACAGGCCGGGCAGGTCATCGGCTACGTCGGCAGCACCGGCAACGCATCGGCCAGCGCGCCGCATCTGCACTTCGAGATTCATCCCGGCGGTGGTGCCGCGGTGAATCCGTATCCATATCTCAAACAGATGCAGTAG
- a CDS encoding thiamine diphosphokinase has product MDGRRALIVGAAPAPGGEAHYHRLIEDADLLIAADGGLLVCLEAGCTPDICVGDFDSTSAAALSQAAASGAEIRRYPAVKDVSDLDLALAVAREAGCTEVTFAAAFAGRLDHTLAALGTVVSAADLGGVCDEPEWRGFALRSELGGVRELSEPVGTIISVMAMGVDATVNATGFGYAMSRTVLSALSSHGLSNVATERTQRIEVVSGTVLVIVNRER; this is encoded by the coding sequence ATGGACGGACGCCGCGCGCTGATCGTGGGAGCGGCCCCGGCTCCCGGCGGAGAGGCCCACTACCATCGCCTGATCGAGGATGCGGACCTGCTCATCGCCGCGGACGGCGGGCTGCTCGTCTGTCTCGAGGCGGGGTGCACTCCGGATATCTGCGTCGGTGACTTCGACTCGACTTCCGCAGCGGCACTCTCTCAGGCGGCGGCCTCGGGTGCCGAGATTCGCCGCTATCCCGCGGTCAAGGACGTGAGCGACCTCGATCTCGCCCTCGCTGTCGCGAGGGAGGCGGGCTGCACCGAGGTCACGTTCGCGGCCGCATTCGCAGGCCGTCTCGACCACACCCTTGCGGCACTCGGCACGGTCGTTTCCGCGGCGGATCTCGGTGGCGTGTGTGACGAGCCCGAGTGGCGGGGCTTCGCACTGCGCTCGGAGCTCGGGGGCGTGCGTGAGCTCAGCGAGCCGGTCGGCACGATCATCTCGGTCATGGCGATGGGCGTGGACGCGACCGTGAATGCAACGGGCTTCGGCTACGCGATGTCCCGGACGGTCCTGAGCGCGCTCTCCTCGCATGGGCTGAGTAATGTCGCGACGGAACGCACGCAGCGTATCGAGGTCGTGTCCGGCACCGTTCTTGTCATAGTGAATCGAGAACGCTGA
- a CDS encoding DAK2 domain-containing protein has translation MTQVSSPPGVVVFAASAAALKQRMEEVNRLNVFPVPDGDTGTNMTLTLDAVMTDLGRLGSDASIADVCHAITHGSLMGARGNSGVILSQMLRGLCEVGASSSEFTTSVVASALERSVQVAFQAVRKPVEGTMLTVLKDASIAARAGVAAGLPLDEFLDAVVQAAFESVRRGPDLLPVLKENGVVDAGGFGLAIMAEGFVAGYKGREYREHAIETAAEPMQVVPVDDWNDDEYLYCTEFLLHGAEVDRSVIEDYVSERGGSELVVGDRETYKVHVHTDEPGGVLSWATGLGEVSEVHVNNMRRQTADRTQGIRQSIAPSKPVGFVAVAAGSGMAAILSSLGADVVVSGGQTMNPSTAELLDAVGKVEAHAVVILPNNRNIIMAAQQVIAVADRPVSVVPTTAIPQAFAALLAYDGSEDLAAVTEEMTEAALAVRCAEVTTAVKDAKGKAGAIKAGQVIGIVDHEIEVIGTNIADVAVEAAGLIAEGGDTATVLAGEDFDDAALDELVERLSTAYPSLEVEGHRGEQPVYPVIVAVE, from the coding sequence ATGACACAGGTCTCCTCGCCGCCCGGCGTCGTAGTGTTCGCGGCATCTGCCGCCGCGCTCAAGCAGCGCATGGAAGAAGTCAATCGGCTGAACGTGTTCCCCGTTCCCGATGGCGACACGGGCACCAACATGACCCTCACGCTCGACGCGGTCATGACCGACCTCGGCAGACTCGGGTCGGACGCCTCGATCGCTGACGTGTGCCACGCGATCACGCACGGCTCTCTCATGGGCGCCCGTGGCAACTCCGGAGTCATCTTGAGCCAGATGCTGCGGGGACTGTGTGAGGTCGGCGCGTCGTCCTCGGAATTCACGACTTCGGTGGTAGCCTCCGCGCTCGAGCGGAGCGTGCAGGTCGCTTTCCAGGCCGTTCGAAAGCCGGTCGAGGGAACGATGCTGACCGTTCTGAAGGACGCCTCGATCGCAGCGCGCGCTGGTGTAGCCGCGGGACTGCCACTGGACGAGTTCCTTGATGCGGTTGTTCAGGCTGCGTTCGAGTCAGTGCGACGCGGCCCCGACCTGTTGCCGGTCTTGAAGGAGAACGGGGTCGTGGACGCAGGAGGCTTCGGGCTGGCGATCATGGCCGAAGGGTTCGTGGCAGGGTACAAGGGCCGCGAGTACCGCGAGCACGCGATCGAGACGGCTGCGGAGCCTATGCAGGTCGTACCGGTCGATGACTGGAACGACGATGAGTATCTCTACTGCACCGAGTTCCTCCTGCACGGCGCCGAAGTGGATCGCTCGGTTATCGAGGATTACGTCTCCGAGCGCGGCGGTTCGGAACTCGTGGTGGGGGATCGAGAGACCTACAAGGTCCACGTCCACACCGATGAGCCCGGAGGCGTCCTCTCCTGGGCCACCGGGCTGGGCGAGGTATCGGAAGTCCATGTCAACAACATGCGGCGTCAGACTGCCGATCGCACGCAGGGCATCCGGCAGTCCATCGCCCCCTCCAAGCCCGTCGGGTTCGTCGCGGTCGCAGCGGGCTCCGGGATGGCAGCGATCCTGTCGAGTCTCGGCGCCGATGTGGTGGTGAGCGGCGGCCAGACGATGAACCCGTCCACGGCAGAACTGCTGGACGCCGTGGGCAAGGTGGAAGCGCATGCGGTCGTGATCCTTCCGAACAACAGGAACATCATCATGGCAGCGCAGCAGGTCATCGCCGTCGCCGACCGGCCAGTATCAGTCGTCCCCACAACCGCAATTCCTCAGGCCTTCGCGGCCCTTCTCGCCTACGACGGTTCCGAGGATCTCGCCGCCGTGACCGAGGAGATGACCGAGGCGGCTCTGGCTGTACGCTGTGCCGAGGTGACCACTGCGGTCAAGGACGCGAAGGGCAAGGCCGGCGCCATCAAGGCAGGTCAAGTTATCGGGATCGTCGATCACGAGATCGAGGTCATCGGCACCAACATAGCCGATGTAGCCGTCGAGGCGGCCGGGCTGATCGCGGAGGGCGGGGATACCGCTACCGTGCTGGCCGGCGAGGACTTCGATGATGCTGCGCTGGACGAGCTGGTAGAGCGTCTGTCCACCGCGTACCCGTCGCTCGAGGTCGAGGGGCACCGGGGAGAGCAGCCGGTGTATCCGGTGATCGTGGCAGTAGAGTAG
- the rpmB gene encoding 50S ribosomal protein L28 — MSKVCSVCGKHPTAGRNVSHSHRVTNRMFHPNVQKVSVVVDGTVKKMNICTKCLKAGKVTRG, encoded by the coding sequence ATGTCCAAGGTCTGCAGCGTCTGTGGCAAGCATCCCACCGCGGGGCGCAACGTGAGCCACTCTCATCGCGTGACGAACCGCATGTTCCACCCCAACGTGCAGAAGGTCTCGGTCGTCGTTGACGGCACCGTGAAGAAGATGAACATCTGCACGAAGTGCCTCAAGGCCGGCAAGGTCACGCGCGGCTAG
- a CDS encoding GAF domain-containing protein: MQARDRSLWSWWGALAVLGAACVLAGFLIPSLALGVVGALGCVLGLWEMRSSVMSAVPSDIPVAQVAVVEHPPIPRVPPGLEPEVVLGALRDSVTHVATPVAAHLWLADEPTGTLRKIAAVGPMAPSSQPILLSSDDALAASCRSGQAETGPVARVRGGGEPTTIWRYVLPIIAGDARGVAAVDFQSPDEIDVSTLPEVTAPLRGSLAGALGLHVARIELETAQQLIEAARDLSRMLDPQQVLTTALRRVMELSDAQTGSVMLLEQSTGRLVIEISEGLPAEVVHSTSLAEGEGIAGWVLASRQPLLIEDLPARTPAARRHGIRSAVSVPIADDEGILGVLNVGSRSFPARFTESHMSSIEVLGKQTATALRNARAMVESRELYFDTLKALALAMETKDPYSRGGTERVLEYADAMGKAFGLGPDDQDALRIAALLHDIGMAAAGDSVAIADRPLTTVERALLKMHPQIASEILAEAPALRNVVPIVYHHHEWYDGAGYLSGVSGERIPIGARILAVADAFVAMTSPRPYRAAFSVADALRELTDKTGTQFDPAVVDVLRDILQGGSSRVPGTNSGSY, from the coding sequence GTGCAGGCTCGCGACCGATCGCTTTGGAGCTGGTGGGGGGCACTCGCGGTGCTGGGAGCCGCGTGTGTGCTCGCCGGCTTCCTGATTCCGTCACTCGCGCTCGGAGTGGTCGGCGCGCTTGGCTGCGTGCTCGGCTTGTGGGAGATGCGGTCGTCTGTCATGTCGGCGGTCCCGTCCGACATCCCGGTCGCCCAAGTCGCGGTGGTAGAGCACCCGCCGATTCCGCGCGTGCCCCCCGGACTGGAGCCGGAGGTCGTGCTGGGGGCTCTGCGCGACTCGGTCACGCACGTCGCCACGCCGGTGGCTGCGCATCTGTGGCTTGCCGATGAGCCCACCGGAACGCTGCGCAAGATCGCGGCCGTTGGCCCGATGGCGCCCTCAAGCCAGCCGATCCTGCTGTCGTCGGATGATGCCCTTGCAGCTTCATGTCGCAGCGGTCAAGCCGAGACCGGTCCGGTCGCACGCGTTCGCGGGGGTGGCGAACCGACGACGATCTGGCGGTACGTGCTGCCGATCATCGCCGGCGATGCGAGGGGTGTGGCCGCCGTCGACTTCCAGTCGCCTGATGAGATCGACGTCAGTACGCTTCCCGAGGTGACTGCGCCGCTGCGCGGATCCCTCGCCGGCGCGCTCGGCCTCCACGTGGCGCGCATCGAACTCGAAACCGCGCAGCAGCTCATCGAGGCGGCCCGCGACCTCAGTCGCATGCTCGACCCGCAGCAGGTCCTCACGACCGCACTGCGCCGGGTTATGGAGCTCAGCGATGCGCAGACCGGTAGCGTCATGCTGCTCGAGCAGAGCACCGGACGGCTGGTGATCGAGATATCCGAGGGCCTCCCAGCTGAGGTTGTGCACTCGACCTCGCTCGCCGAAGGAGAGGGTATCGCAGGCTGGGTGCTGGCTTCGCGGCAGCCGCTGCTGATAGAGGACCTGCCCGCACGTACTCCGGCGGCGCGGAGGCATGGGATACGCTCGGCGGTCTCGGTTCCTATCGCCGATGACGAGGGTATCCTCGGCGTGCTGAACGTGGGCAGCCGCTCATTCCCCGCACGGTTCACCGAATCGCACATGTCGTCGATCGAGGTTCTCGGCAAGCAGACCGCGACGGCGCTGCGAAATGCCCGCGCAATGGTGGAGTCGCGTGAGCTCTACTTCGACACGCTCAAGGCGCTCGCGCTTGCGATGGAGACCAAAGACCCGTACTCGCGTGGCGGTACGGAACGCGTGCTCGAGTATGCCGATGCGATGGGCAAGGCGTTCGGGCTTGGCCCTGACGATCAGGACGCCCTTCGGATCGCCGCGCTTCTGCATGACATCGGGATGGCCGCTGCGGGGGACAGCGTCGCGATCGCCGACAGGCCGCTCACGACTGTGGAGCGCGCGCTTCTGAAGATGCACCCCCAGATCGCGTCCGAGATCCTGGCCGAGGCGCCGGCGCTGCGCAACGTCGTGCCTATCGTGTACCACCATCACGAGTGGTACGACGGAGCCGGGTACCTGAGCGGGGTCTCAGGCGAAAGGATCCCGATCGGTGCGCGGATACTTGCGGTCGCAGACGCATTTGTGGCGATGACGTCGCCACGCCCGTATCGGGCGGCCTTCTCGGTGGCCGATGCGCTGCGGGAGCTCACGGATAAGACAGGGACCCAGTTCGATCCTGCCGTCGTGGATGTCCTGCGGGACATCCTTCAGGGCGGGTCGAGCCGGGTCCCCGGTACGAACAGCGGGTCGTACTAG
- a CDS encoding DegV family protein, whose translation MPRIGIVCDSTCDLGPAWLKEHDVVMVPLKVHFGETTYLDWLDLTPDTFYQKLTSSDVLPKTSQPSPADFGTVYRRLADDGCTDIVSIHLTSALSGTMESALMAAKMAPVPVVAIDTHTVSMGLGLAVIAAVEARDAGGDAAAIEAAVRHVVDTGRIFFALDTLDYLVKGGRAGKAQGLAASVLNIKPVLTFNHEGIIEPYKKVKGTKKALAEIAAGATDLGPGRIRVGVLHAQAPDLAKDLVAAIEAVGIDFELVHTVEVGAVIGTYAGPGAVGAVFYPL comes from the coding sequence ATGCCACGGATCGGTATCGTCTGCGACAGCACCTGTGACCTCGGCCCCGCCTGGCTGAAGGAACACGACGTGGTCATGGTCCCGCTGAAGGTGCACTTCGGCGAGACGACCTACCTCGACTGGCTCGATCTCACGCCCGATACCTTCTACCAGAAGCTGACGTCCTCTGACGTGCTGCCGAAGACATCCCAGCCTTCACCCGCCGACTTTGGGACGGTCTATCGCCGGCTAGCGGATGACGGGTGCACAGATATCGTATCGATCCACCTCACCTCGGCACTGTCAGGGACGATGGAGTCCGCGCTCATGGCGGCCAAGATGGCACCCGTCCCCGTGGTGGCCATCGATACCCACACCGTCTCGATGGGCCTGGGCCTCGCGGTGATAGCCGCTGTGGAGGCGAGGGACGCAGGCGGCGACGCCGCTGCGATCGAAGCTGCCGTACGCCACGTGGTGGATACCGGGCGCATCTTCTTCGCCCTGGATACGCTGGACTACCTCGTGAAGGGTGGTCGCGCCGGCAAGGCGCAGGGGCTGGCTGCGTCGGTGTTGAACATCAAGCCCGTTCTCACCTTCAATCATGAGGGCATCATCGAGCCCTACAAGAAGGTGAAAGGCACCAAGAAGGCGCTTGCCGAGATAGCTGCCGGTGCCACGGATCTCGGTCCCGGTCGTATTCGGGTCGGCGTCTTGCACGCACAGGCGCCCGACCTCGCGAAGGACCTGGTGGCGGCGATCGAGGCCGTCGGGATCGACTTCGAGCTCGTCCACACCGTCGAAGTCGGGGCCGTTATCGGCACATATGCCGGGCCGGGCGCGGTCGGGGCGGTCTTCTACCCGCTGTGA
- the coaD gene encoding pantetheine-phosphate adenylyltransferase, which translates to MNRAMCPGTFDPVTNGHLDVIERASALFDEVVVAVALSPDKGGGPLFGLEERVAFIEQAVAALPNVTVQPFDGLLVECAQEIDAKVIIKGLRAVTDFEREFQMAQLNYRLDKSVETMFIMSIPEYAYLSSSAVKEIARHGGSVRGLVPDAVCEALASRLHQSH; encoded by the coding sequence GTGAACCGTGCGATGTGCCCGGGAACGTTCGATCCGGTGACAAACGGGCATCTCGATGTCATCGAGCGGGCGTCTGCGCTGTTCGATGAGGTGGTCGTGGCGGTCGCGCTCAGCCCGGACAAAGGCGGCGGTCCGCTGTTCGGCCTGGAGGAGCGTGTCGCCTTCATCGAGCAGGCGGTTGCCGCGCTGCCGAATGTCACGGTACAACCCTTCGACGGACTTCTAGTAGAATGCGCACAGGAGATAGATGCGAAGGTCATCATCAAGGGCCTTCGTGCGGTGACGGACTTTGAACGTGAGTTCCAGATGGCACAGCTGAACTACCGTCTCGACAAGTCGGTCGAAACGATGTTCATTATGTCCATCCCGGAGTATGCGTACCTGAGTTCGTCGGCGGTGAAGGAGATCGCCCGCCACGGCGGGTCGGTGAGAGGGCTCGTGCCAGACGCAGTATGCGAGGCGCTTGCCTCGCGGTTGCACCAGTCCCACTAA
- the rsmD gene encoding 16S rRNA (guanine(966)-N(2))-methyltransferase RsmD yields the protein MRIIAGRWKGHRLAAPRGRDTRPTADRVREAVYSAVVSRLGDLDGRAVADLYAGSGALGLEALSRGATHCVFVESDRNAASVIRANAVSLGVDPTAVRVVQATVAGFAAHLPEQAGVSLLLADPPYRIDAAEFSQVLEALAGRGFLDVGALVVYEHSAEAEPAWPAGFVGESARRYGSTAVSFATYEG from the coding sequence GTGAGGATCATTGCCGGCCGATGGAAAGGCCACCGCCTCGCCGCGCCGCGCGGTCGCGACACGCGCCCCACAGCCGATCGCGTGCGTGAGGCGGTCTACTCTGCAGTCGTCTCGCGCCTCGGAGACCTCGATGGGAGAGCGGTCGCCGATCTGTACGCGGGTAGCGGGGCGCTGGGGCTCGAAGCCCTATCCCGAGGTGCCACGCACTGCGTGTTCGTCGAGTCTGACAGGAACGCCGCCTCAGTCATCAGGGCGAATGCGGTATCACTCGGCGTCGACCCCACAGCGGTGCGGGTGGTTCAGGCAACCGTAGCGGGGTTCGCGGCGCATTTGCCCGAGCAGGCGGGGGTGTCGTTGCTTCTTGCCGACCCGCCCTATAGGATAGACGCGGCCGAGTTCAGCCAGGTACTGGAAGCGCTGGCAGGTCGCGGATTCCTGGACGTGGGGGCGCTGGTCGTCTACGAGCATTCGGCCGAGGCCGAACCGGCATGGCCTGCCGGGTTCGTGGGGGAATCTGCGCGGAGGTACGGAAGCACTGCGGTGTCATTTGCCACGTATGAAGGGTGA
- the recG gene encoding ATP-dependent DNA helicase RecG, producing the protein MSRPADHACARAVAAITAAEPVSSVRLVDSRRAEALARLGVQTVGDLVRHYPFRYLDLTATADLRSVPVGIDATVIGRVHEIKVKRPRPRLTITEVAIVDGTGALIGVWFNQPYMEQRFRVGDRVAFAGTVTFDFGLKQMRSPFVEKLPDEERGPDIARILPVHRATEGLSTNWIRRLVAEAIDMAGDQPDPLPAALRAQRRLMPLAGALSAIHLPASTADADAARRRLAYEELLSIQLAMALRRHRATEATPGFEHIVDGPHLALLAAALPFVLTEDQTRALGEILTDMSSGHPMNRMLLGDVGTGKTAVAAHALAACADSGTQAAMMAPTEVLAQQYAGAVGPLLDSAGISWRLLTGSTRAAERSEIAAGLADGSISVAFGTHALIQESVGFKRLTLAIVDEQHRFGVAQRLALRGKGEGIDLLVMTATPIPRSLALTLYGDLETSYVRQRPGGRGPGHVRTRVVPMNGRADAYAAVRAAVAEGYQAYVVCALVDESDATQAKAATAEARRLQRQVFSELKVGLLTGQMPASEKTAAMARFRAGETDVLVATTVIEVGVDVPRATVMIIEDAERFGLAQLHQLRGRVGRGEAPGEVLLFADPKTVDGRARMEAIVATDDGFELAEYDLRLRGEGEVLGDRQSGLPGLRLASLATDQELIEIAREDARAIVAEDPELRRPVNLPLAEDVRRRIGAVWEWVSAG; encoded by the coding sequence ATGAGCCGCCCTGCGGATCATGCGTGTGCACGCGCCGTTGCGGCGATCACGGCAGCTGAGCCTGTTTCGTCAGTTCGGCTGGTGGACTCTCGCCGCGCGGAGGCTCTCGCCAGGCTCGGCGTTCAGACGGTGGGCGATCTCGTCCGCCACTACCCGTTTCGCTACCTGGACCTGACTGCAACGGCTGACCTAAGGTCAGTGCCCGTCGGCATCGACGCCACCGTCATCGGCCGTGTCCACGAGATCAAGGTGAAGCGCCCACGCCCGCGTCTCACGATCACCGAGGTCGCGATCGTCGATGGAACGGGAGCGCTCATCGGGGTGTGGTTCAACCAGCCCTACATGGAGCAGCGATTCCGGGTCGGCGATCGCGTAGCATTTGCTGGAACGGTGACATTCGATTTCGGACTGAAGCAGATGCGGAGTCCGTTCGTTGAGAAGCTGCCTGACGAGGAACGTGGCCCGGACATAGCGCGCATTTTGCCGGTGCACCGTGCTACTGAAGGGCTCTCCACGAACTGGATCCGCCGTCTCGTGGCCGAGGCGATCGACATGGCAGGCGATCAGCCCGACCCGCTTCCAGCCGCTCTCCGGGCGCAGCGACGGCTGATGCCGCTCGCAGGTGCGCTCTCGGCGATCCACCTTCCCGCGAGCACGGCTGACGCCGATGCCGCACGCCGACGGCTGGCTTACGAGGAGCTGCTCTCGATCCAGCTGGCGATGGCACTGCGGCGTCATCGCGCGACCGAGGCGACTCCCGGATTCGAGCACATCGTGGACGGTCCGCACCTCGCGCTGCTGGCCGCCGCACTGCCGTTTGTGCTCACGGAGGACCAGACGCGCGCGCTTGGCGAGATCCTCACCGACATGTCGTCCGGGCATCCGATGAACCGGATGCTGCTCGGGGACGTGGGAACCGGCAAGACGGCGGTTGCGGCGCATGCGCTCGCAGCGTGCGCCGACTCGGGTACGCAGGCGGCGATGATGGCGCCGACCGAGGTCCTCGCGCAGCAGTACGCGGGAGCGGTTGGCCCGCTTCTGGACTCGGCGGGCATCTCTTGGCGGCTACTCACCGGTTCCACGAGGGCCGCCGAGCGTTCGGAGATCGCTGCGGGCCTCGCCGACGGGAGCATCAGCGTTGCCTTCGGCACGCACGCGCTCATCCAGGAATCGGTCGGGTTCAAGAGGCTGACGCTCGCCATCGTGGACGAGCAGCACCGGTTCGGGGTCGCCCAACGCCTGGCGCTCCGCGGCAAGGGGGAGGGCATCGATCTGCTGGTGATGACCGCGACACCGATTCCCCGGAGCCTCGCACTCACGCTCTACGGTGATCTCGAGACCTCGTACGTGCGCCAGCGCCCCGGCGGCAGGGGCCCCGGCCACGTCCGAACACGGGTCGTGCCCATGAACGGCCGGGCAGACGCGTACGCGGCTGTGCGCGCGGCGGTCGCCGAAGGCTACCAGGCATACGTCGTGTGCGCCCTGGTCGACGAGAGCGACGCCACGCAGGCGAAGGCGGCGACAGCCGAGGCGCGTCGACTCCAGCGTCAGGTGTTCTCGGAGCTCAAGGTAGGTCTGCTGACAGGGCAGATGCCGGCTTCCGAGAAGACCGCGGCAATGGCCCGCTTCCGGGCGGGTGAGACCGATGTCCTCGTTGCCACGACCGTGATCGAGGTCGGCGTGGACGTGCCGCGGGCCACCGTCATGATCATCGAAGACGCCGAGCGCTTCGGCCTGGCCCAGTTGCATCAACTCCGTGGACGCGTGGGACGAGGGGAAGCTCCCGGCGAGGTGCTCCTGTTCGCCGACCCCAAGACGGTCGACGGCAGGGCCAGGATGGAGGCTATCGTGGCCACCGATGACGGGTTTGAGCTCGCCGAGTACGACCTGCGTCTGCGCGGGGAGGGTGAGGTGCTCGGAGACCGTCAGAGCGGTCTGCCGGGCCTGCGCCTGGCTTCTCTCGCGACCGATCAGGAGCTGATAGAGATCGCACGGGAGGACGCGAGGGCGATCGTCGCAGAGGACCCCGAACTCAGGCGGCCCGTCAATCTGCCACTTGCCGAAGACGTGCGGCGGCGTATCGGCGCCGTGTGGGAGTGGGTGAGCGCCGGGTGA